The Coffea arabica cultivar ET-39 chromosome 1e, Coffea Arabica ET-39 HiFi, whole genome shotgun sequence genome has a window encoding:
- the LOC113734277 gene encoding uncharacterized protein, producing the protein MQSLKDIVPAAENNINARFILLEKGKATVEGQKKTCLALVADETAAVHFELWGEECDAFEGGDILSLRNGIFSYNRNNNLVLRAGKRGQVQKVGEFSMAFVETPNMSEIRWLPPPHSSSSTAAANAYVQDAVVSPHSRIFPPI; encoded by the coding sequence ATGCAATCTCTGAAAGACATAGTACCAGCGGCGGAGAACAATATAAACGCCAGGTTCATCTTGTTGGAGAAAGGGAAGGCGACGGTAGAAGGGCAAAAGAAGACATGCTTGGCCCTGGTAGCCGACGAGACTGCGGCAGTGCACTTTGAGCTGTGGGGGGAGGAGTGCGATGCATTTGAGGGCGGTGACATTCTGAGTTTGCGTAATGGGATATTCTCGTACAACCGGAACAACAACCTTGTGCTGAGGGCTGGCAAGCGAGGACAGGTTCAAAAGGTAGGAGAGTTTAGCATGGCTTTTGTTGAAACGCCCAATATGAGCGAGATACGCTGGCTGCCGCCGCCTCATAGTTCTTCTTCTACTGCTGCTGCTAATGCCTATGTCCAGGATGCCGTCGTTTCCCCCCACTCCCGTATTTTTCCTCCAATCTAA
- the LOC113734244 gene encoding nodulin homeobox-like isoform X2, which translates to MRNSKEQVLCSTEPLTLSSSLRRNDSVLDFISAVKGLHKLTSQELGRLIREAENSVIHCTAENGCQVQIDVDRLARHLPLHLIAALVNWRPDEALFEYLLSGFRLLHSLCDLAPRPPKIEQIFVDDTKVSEQILDLIFFVLAILATCRQEHNISDQLVHLHSTLVSSSLYLLTACVSSQWQELTQLLLQHTKELCGKGGVLLLAQTVLDVNVSPFFVESSAVVAAVSRMKSKVLSILLHLCEAESVSYLDEVASNPGTLNLAKSIALEVLDLLKKMFGGDSKQPIACSAKIYPKGLLQLNGMRLADIFSDDSNFRSYITTYFTEVLTTIFSLPHGEFLSSWCSSELPVWEEDATLEYDPCAAAGWALEFFSSSDLLYPCSLESTFIPCNVPRASYAHQRTSLLVKVIANLHCFVPDICKEEKDLFLNKFLQCLQSEVPKISHRISALSDAEKAIIVNRNLSSLLSHAESLIPGFLNEEDVQLLRVFISQLESHIKPALFEENQVQDDQSKGQLLPLVDASNSNNRSDDFKGNLLKTAAFNEADSFNFRENGVDKKSVDVGKRIDKVKCNGDAGQIKSDTQNFVMIEPDLSSMGGKAPTNQIVDNESTKDVSVHIQREEKMETVQNEEKHQRKRKRTIMNDKQVALIEKALVDEPDMHRNAASLQLWADKLSDLGSEVTPSQLKNWLNNRKARMARVRVLSDGDNADKQSAPVNLPPHDSPSCPVGDVKVVSTAKGNQTSGIGDAIVKACSNESSRISLAAPIEIAQSEPVNLEPGQYVLLLDQNAKVIGNGKVHQVNGNWYGYNLKDSGTFVVDIMDLSIERWAKLPYPSEFTGISYDQAEKKLGSMRVLWNSTKVSGLPSR; encoded by the exons ATGAGAAATTCAAAGGAGCAAGTATTGTGCAGCACAGAACCTTTGACTCTGAGCAGCTCTTTGAGGAGAAATGACTCA GTTCTTGACTTCATTTCTGCGGTTAAAGGGTTGCATAAGCTAACTTCACAGGAGCTTGGCAGGCTAATAAGGGAGGCAGAAAACAGTGTTATTCATTGCACAGCTGAAAATGGATGTCAAGTCCAG ATTGATGTAGATAGGCTTGCAAGGCATCTTCCTTTACACCTTATTGCAGCACTTGTAAATTGGAGACCGGATGAAGCACTATTTGAATATTTGTTATCTGGGTTTAGACTGCTGCACTCATTGTGTGATTTGGCACCTCGGCCCCCTAAGATTGAACAG atatTCGTGGATGATACAAAAGTATCTGAGCAGATACTTGACCTTATCTTTTTTGTGCTTGCTATTCTTGCTACTTGCAGACAG GAACACAACATTTCCGATCAGCTGGTTCACTTGCATTCAACACTGGTTTCCTCCAGTCTGTATTTATTAACAGCGTGTGTCTCTTCGCAATGGCAAGAACTTACTCAACTTTTGCTACAGCATACCAAG GAGTTATGCGGTAAAGGTGGCGTTCTTTTGCTGGCGCAAACTGTTCTTGATGTAAATGTATCTCCGTTTTTTGTAGAATCCTCTGCAGTTGTGGCTGCTGTTTCAAGAATGAAGTCTAAAGTCTTGTCTATT CTATTGCATCTTTGTGAAGCTGAAAGTGTATCTTATCTGGATGAAGTTGCCAGCAACCCCGGAACTCTGAATTTAGCCAAGTCTATTGCTCTTGAG GTTCTTGACTTGCTGAAGAAAATGTTTGGTGGAGATTCTAAACAACCAATTGCTTGCTCAGCCAAGATATATCCAAAAGGTCTACTGCAACTGAATGGAATGCGCCTTGCAGATATATTCTCTGATGATTCAAATTTTCGATCTTACATCACAACATATTTT ACAGAGGTTTTGACAACTATCTTTTCACTTCCACATGGAGAGTTCTTATCCAGTTGGTGTTCATCTGAACTTCCAGTTTGGGAGGAAGATGCCACTCTGGAGTATGATCCTTGTGCAGCTGCTGGATGGGCTTTGGAATTTTTTTCATCATCAGACCTCCTGTATCCATGCAGTTTGGAATCCACTTTCATTCCCTGCAATGTCCCTCGAGCATCGTATGCACATCAGAGGACATCCTTATTGGTTAAAGTTATAGCAAACCTCCATTGTTTTGTCCCTGACATATGCAAAG AGGAGAAAGATCTCTTTCTTAACAAGTTTCTTCAGTGCTTGCAAAGTGAGGTCCCTAAAATTTCTCATAGGATTTCAGCTCTTTCTGATGCTGAAAAAGCAATCATTGTTAATCGCAACCTGA GTTCACTACTGAGTCACGCGGAGTCTCTAATTCCAGGCTTTCTAAATGAAGAGGATGTGCAGCTTCTGAG GGTGTTCATTAGTCAGTTGGAATCTCACATTAAGCCAGCTCTATTTGAAGAGAATCAAGTTCAG gATGATCAAAGCAAAGGACAGTTGTTACCTTTAGTGGACGCTTCTAATTCCAATAACAGAAGTGACGATTTCAAGGGAAATTTGTTGAAGACTGCTGCTTTCAATGAAGCGGATTCATTCAATTTCAGGGAGAATGGCGTGGATAAAAAATCAGTAGATGTGGGGAAGAGGATTGATAAAGTTAAATGTAATGGAGATGCAGGACAAATAAAGAGTGATACTCAAAATTTTGTAATGATTGAGCCAGACTTAAGTTCTATGGGAGGAAAAGCTCCTACTAATCAGATTGTTGACAATGAATCCACCAAAGATGTGTCTGTGCACATCCAACGAGAGGAAAAGATGGAGACTGTACAGAATGAAGAGAAGCACCAAAGAAAGCGGAAGCGAACCATAATGAACGATAAGCAGGTGGCTCTGATCGAAAAGGCACTCGTGGACGAACCTGACATGCATCGTAATGCTGCATCACTGCAATTATGGGCTGATAAATTAAGTGATCTG GGTTCTGAGGTGACTCCTTCCCAgctaaaaaattg GCTGAATAATCGCAAAGCAAGGATGGCTCGTGTTCGTGTGCTGTCTGATGGGGACAATGCTGATAAGCAAAGTGCTCCTGTAAACCTTCCTCCACATGACTCTCCTAGCTGTCCTGTTGGAGATGTTAAGGTAGTTTCAACTGCAAAGGGGAATCAAACGAGTGGAATTGGAGATGCGATAGTGAAAGCTTGCAGTAATGAGAGTTCAAGGATCTCACTTGCAGCTCCAATTGAAATTGCGCAGTCAGAGCCTGTCAACCTTGAGCCAGGGCAGTATGTTTTGCTCTTAGATCAAAATGCGAAAGTGATAGGAAACGGAAAAGTGCATCAGGTAAATGGGAATTGGTACGGATATAACTTGAAGGATTCGGGGACTTTCGTTGTGGACATTATGGATCTTAGCATTGAGAGATGGGCCAAGCTTCCATACCCATCTGAATTTACGGGTATTTCATATGATCAAGCTGAAAAAAAGCTTGGCTCAATGCGAGTCTTGTGGAATTCTACCAAAGTTTCTGGGCTACCATCACGGTGA
- the LOC113734244 gene encoding nodulin homeobox-like isoform X1 — protein MRNSKEQVLCSTEPLTLSSSLRRNDSVLDFISAVKGLHKLTSQELGRLIREAENSVIHCTAENGCQVQIDVDRLARHLPLHLIAALVNWRPDEALFEYLLSGFRLLHSLCDLAPRPPKIEQIFVDDTKVSEQILDLIFFVLAILATCRQEHNISDQLVHLHSTLVSSSLYLLTACVSSQWQELTQLLLQHTKVDIFMDVAFAAVQLDIQFLHTRLSAENANFHTSPNAEETLNHMCQQCEASIQFLMSCCQQKLFRERLVRNKELCGKGGVLLLAQTVLDVNVSPFFVESSAVVAAVSRMKSKVLSILLHLCEAESVSYLDEVASNPGTLNLAKSIALEVLDLLKKMFGGDSKQPIACSAKIYPKGLLQLNGMRLADIFSDDSNFRSYITTYFTEVLTTIFSLPHGEFLSSWCSSELPVWEEDATLEYDPCAAAGWALEFFSSSDLLYPCSLESTFIPCNVPRASYAHQRTSLLVKVIANLHCFVPDICKEEKDLFLNKFLQCLQSEVPKISHRISALSDAEKAIIVNRNLSSLLSHAESLIPGFLNEEDVQLLRVFISQLESHIKPALFEENQVQDDQSKGQLLPLVDASNSNNRSDDFKGNLLKTAAFNEADSFNFRENGVDKKSVDVGKRIDKVKCNGDAGQIKSDTQNFVMIEPDLSSMGGKAPTNQIVDNESTKDVSVHIQREEKMETVQNEEKHQRKRKRTIMNDKQVALIEKALVDEPDMHRNAASLQLWADKLSDLGSEVTPSQLKNWLNNRKARMARVRVLSDGDNADKQSAPVNLPPHDSPSCPVGDVKVVSTAKGNQTSGIGDAIVKACSNESSRISLAAPIEIAQSEPVNLEPGQYVLLLDQNAKVIGNGKVHQVNGNWYGYNLKDSGTFVVDIMDLSIERWAKLPYPSEFTGISYDQAEKKLGSMRVLWNSTKVSGLPSR, from the exons ATGAGAAATTCAAAGGAGCAAGTATTGTGCAGCACAGAACCTTTGACTCTGAGCAGCTCTTTGAGGAGAAATGACTCA GTTCTTGACTTCATTTCTGCGGTTAAAGGGTTGCATAAGCTAACTTCACAGGAGCTTGGCAGGCTAATAAGGGAGGCAGAAAACAGTGTTATTCATTGCACAGCTGAAAATGGATGTCAAGTCCAG ATTGATGTAGATAGGCTTGCAAGGCATCTTCCTTTACACCTTATTGCAGCACTTGTAAATTGGAGACCGGATGAAGCACTATTTGAATATTTGTTATCTGGGTTTAGACTGCTGCACTCATTGTGTGATTTGGCACCTCGGCCCCCTAAGATTGAACAG atatTCGTGGATGATACAAAAGTATCTGAGCAGATACTTGACCTTATCTTTTTTGTGCTTGCTATTCTTGCTACTTGCAGACAG GAACACAACATTTCCGATCAGCTGGTTCACTTGCATTCAACACTGGTTTCCTCCAGTCTGTATTTATTAACAGCGTGTGTCTCTTCGCAATGGCAAGAACTTACTCAACTTTTGCTACAGCATACCAAG GTTGATATATTTATGGATGTAGCTTTTGCTGCTGTGCAACTTGATATTCAGTTTCTGCATACCAGGTTGTCAGCTGAAAATGCTAATTTCCATACTAGTCCAAATGCTGAAGAAACATTGAATCATATGTGCCAGCAGTGTGAGGCTTCTATACAGTTTCTTATGTCATGCTGTCAACAGAAGTTATTTCGGGAGCGCCTTGTGAGGAACAAG GAGTTATGCGGTAAAGGTGGCGTTCTTTTGCTGGCGCAAACTGTTCTTGATGTAAATGTATCTCCGTTTTTTGTAGAATCCTCTGCAGTTGTGGCTGCTGTTTCAAGAATGAAGTCTAAAGTCTTGTCTATT CTATTGCATCTTTGTGAAGCTGAAAGTGTATCTTATCTGGATGAAGTTGCCAGCAACCCCGGAACTCTGAATTTAGCCAAGTCTATTGCTCTTGAG GTTCTTGACTTGCTGAAGAAAATGTTTGGTGGAGATTCTAAACAACCAATTGCTTGCTCAGCCAAGATATATCCAAAAGGTCTACTGCAACTGAATGGAATGCGCCTTGCAGATATATTCTCTGATGATTCAAATTTTCGATCTTACATCACAACATATTTT ACAGAGGTTTTGACAACTATCTTTTCACTTCCACATGGAGAGTTCTTATCCAGTTGGTGTTCATCTGAACTTCCAGTTTGGGAGGAAGATGCCACTCTGGAGTATGATCCTTGTGCAGCTGCTGGATGGGCTTTGGAATTTTTTTCATCATCAGACCTCCTGTATCCATGCAGTTTGGAATCCACTTTCATTCCCTGCAATGTCCCTCGAGCATCGTATGCACATCAGAGGACATCCTTATTGGTTAAAGTTATAGCAAACCTCCATTGTTTTGTCCCTGACATATGCAAAG AGGAGAAAGATCTCTTTCTTAACAAGTTTCTTCAGTGCTTGCAAAGTGAGGTCCCTAAAATTTCTCATAGGATTTCAGCTCTTTCTGATGCTGAAAAAGCAATCATTGTTAATCGCAACCTGA GTTCACTACTGAGTCACGCGGAGTCTCTAATTCCAGGCTTTCTAAATGAAGAGGATGTGCAGCTTCTGAG GGTGTTCATTAGTCAGTTGGAATCTCACATTAAGCCAGCTCTATTTGAAGAGAATCAAGTTCAG gATGATCAAAGCAAAGGACAGTTGTTACCTTTAGTGGACGCTTCTAATTCCAATAACAGAAGTGACGATTTCAAGGGAAATTTGTTGAAGACTGCTGCTTTCAATGAAGCGGATTCATTCAATTTCAGGGAGAATGGCGTGGATAAAAAATCAGTAGATGTGGGGAAGAGGATTGATAAAGTTAAATGTAATGGAGATGCAGGACAAATAAAGAGTGATACTCAAAATTTTGTAATGATTGAGCCAGACTTAAGTTCTATGGGAGGAAAAGCTCCTACTAATCAGATTGTTGACAATGAATCCACCAAAGATGTGTCTGTGCACATCCAACGAGAGGAAAAGATGGAGACTGTACAGAATGAAGAGAAGCACCAAAGAAAGCGGAAGCGAACCATAATGAACGATAAGCAGGTGGCTCTGATCGAAAAGGCACTCGTGGACGAACCTGACATGCATCGTAATGCTGCATCACTGCAATTATGGGCTGATAAATTAAGTGATCTG GGTTCTGAGGTGACTCCTTCCCAgctaaaaaattg GCTGAATAATCGCAAAGCAAGGATGGCTCGTGTTCGTGTGCTGTCTGATGGGGACAATGCTGATAAGCAAAGTGCTCCTGTAAACCTTCCTCCACATGACTCTCCTAGCTGTCCTGTTGGAGATGTTAAGGTAGTTTCAACTGCAAAGGGGAATCAAACGAGTGGAATTGGAGATGCGATAGTGAAAGCTTGCAGTAATGAGAGTTCAAGGATCTCACTTGCAGCTCCAATTGAAATTGCGCAGTCAGAGCCTGTCAACCTTGAGCCAGGGCAGTATGTTTTGCTCTTAGATCAAAATGCGAAAGTGATAGGAAACGGAAAAGTGCATCAGGTAAATGGGAATTGGTACGGATATAACTTGAAGGATTCGGGGACTTTCGTTGTGGACATTATGGATCTTAGCATTGAGAGATGGGCCAAGCTTCCATACCCATCTGAATTTACGGGTATTTCATATGATCAAGCTGAAAAAAAGCTTGGCTCAATGCGAGTCTTGTGGAATTCTACCAAAGTTTCTGGGCTACCATCACGGTGA
- the LOC113734244 gene encoding nodulin homeobox-like isoform X3, giving the protein MSFEAHFLSPKRVMIFVDDTKVSEQILDLIFFVLAILATCRQEHNISDQLVHLHSTLVSSSLYLLTACVSSQWQELTQLLLQHTKVDIFMDVAFAAVQLDIQFLHTRLSAENANFHTSPNAEETLNHMCQQCEASIQFLMSCCQQKLFRERLVRNKELCGKGGVLLLAQTVLDVNVSPFFVESSAVVAAVSRMKSKVLSILLHLCEAESVSYLDEVASNPGTLNLAKSIALEVLDLLKKMFGGDSKQPIACSAKIYPKGLLQLNGMRLADIFSDDSNFRSYITTYFTEVLTTIFSLPHGEFLSSWCSSELPVWEEDATLEYDPCAAAGWALEFFSSSDLLYPCSLESTFIPCNVPRASYAHQRTSLLVKVIANLHCFVPDICKEEKDLFLNKFLQCLQSEVPKISHRISALSDAEKAIIVNRNLSSLLSHAESLIPGFLNEEDVQLLRVFISQLESHIKPALFEENQVQDDQSKGQLLPLVDASNSNNRSDDFKGNLLKTAAFNEADSFNFRENGVDKKSVDVGKRIDKVKCNGDAGQIKSDTQNFVMIEPDLSSMGGKAPTNQIVDNESTKDVSVHIQREEKMETVQNEEKHQRKRKRTIMNDKQVALIEKALVDEPDMHRNAASLQLWADKLSDLGSEVTPSQLKNWLNNRKARMARVRVLSDGDNADKQSAPVNLPPHDSPSCPVGDVKVVSTAKGNQTSGIGDAIVKACSNESSRISLAAPIEIAQSEPVNLEPGQYVLLLDQNAKVIGNGKVHQVNGNWYGYNLKDSGTFVVDIMDLSIERWAKLPYPSEFTGISYDQAEKKLGSMRVLWNSTKVSGLPSR; this is encoded by the exons ATGTCATTTGAAGcccattttctctctcctaagCGAGTCATG atatTCGTGGATGATACAAAAGTATCTGAGCAGATACTTGACCTTATCTTTTTTGTGCTTGCTATTCTTGCTACTTGCAGACAG GAACACAACATTTCCGATCAGCTGGTTCACTTGCATTCAACACTGGTTTCCTCCAGTCTGTATTTATTAACAGCGTGTGTCTCTTCGCAATGGCAAGAACTTACTCAACTTTTGCTACAGCATACCAAG GTTGATATATTTATGGATGTAGCTTTTGCTGCTGTGCAACTTGATATTCAGTTTCTGCATACCAGGTTGTCAGCTGAAAATGCTAATTTCCATACTAGTCCAAATGCTGAAGAAACATTGAATCATATGTGCCAGCAGTGTGAGGCTTCTATACAGTTTCTTATGTCATGCTGTCAACAGAAGTTATTTCGGGAGCGCCTTGTGAGGAACAAG GAGTTATGCGGTAAAGGTGGCGTTCTTTTGCTGGCGCAAACTGTTCTTGATGTAAATGTATCTCCGTTTTTTGTAGAATCCTCTGCAGTTGTGGCTGCTGTTTCAAGAATGAAGTCTAAAGTCTTGTCTATT CTATTGCATCTTTGTGAAGCTGAAAGTGTATCTTATCTGGATGAAGTTGCCAGCAACCCCGGAACTCTGAATTTAGCCAAGTCTATTGCTCTTGAG GTTCTTGACTTGCTGAAGAAAATGTTTGGTGGAGATTCTAAACAACCAATTGCTTGCTCAGCCAAGATATATCCAAAAGGTCTACTGCAACTGAATGGAATGCGCCTTGCAGATATATTCTCTGATGATTCAAATTTTCGATCTTACATCACAACATATTTT ACAGAGGTTTTGACAACTATCTTTTCACTTCCACATGGAGAGTTCTTATCCAGTTGGTGTTCATCTGAACTTCCAGTTTGGGAGGAAGATGCCACTCTGGAGTATGATCCTTGTGCAGCTGCTGGATGGGCTTTGGAATTTTTTTCATCATCAGACCTCCTGTATCCATGCAGTTTGGAATCCACTTTCATTCCCTGCAATGTCCCTCGAGCATCGTATGCACATCAGAGGACATCCTTATTGGTTAAAGTTATAGCAAACCTCCATTGTTTTGTCCCTGACATATGCAAAG AGGAGAAAGATCTCTTTCTTAACAAGTTTCTTCAGTGCTTGCAAAGTGAGGTCCCTAAAATTTCTCATAGGATTTCAGCTCTTTCTGATGCTGAAAAAGCAATCATTGTTAATCGCAACCTGA GTTCACTACTGAGTCACGCGGAGTCTCTAATTCCAGGCTTTCTAAATGAAGAGGATGTGCAGCTTCTGAG GGTGTTCATTAGTCAGTTGGAATCTCACATTAAGCCAGCTCTATTTGAAGAGAATCAAGTTCAG gATGATCAAAGCAAAGGACAGTTGTTACCTTTAGTGGACGCTTCTAATTCCAATAACAGAAGTGACGATTTCAAGGGAAATTTGTTGAAGACTGCTGCTTTCAATGAAGCGGATTCATTCAATTTCAGGGAGAATGGCGTGGATAAAAAATCAGTAGATGTGGGGAAGAGGATTGATAAAGTTAAATGTAATGGAGATGCAGGACAAATAAAGAGTGATACTCAAAATTTTGTAATGATTGAGCCAGACTTAAGTTCTATGGGAGGAAAAGCTCCTACTAATCAGATTGTTGACAATGAATCCACCAAAGATGTGTCTGTGCACATCCAACGAGAGGAAAAGATGGAGACTGTACAGAATGAAGAGAAGCACCAAAGAAAGCGGAAGCGAACCATAATGAACGATAAGCAGGTGGCTCTGATCGAAAAGGCACTCGTGGACGAACCTGACATGCATCGTAATGCTGCATCACTGCAATTATGGGCTGATAAATTAAGTGATCTG GGTTCTGAGGTGACTCCTTCCCAgctaaaaaattg GCTGAATAATCGCAAAGCAAGGATGGCTCGTGTTCGTGTGCTGTCTGATGGGGACAATGCTGATAAGCAAAGTGCTCCTGTAAACCTTCCTCCACATGACTCTCCTAGCTGTCCTGTTGGAGATGTTAAGGTAGTTTCAACTGCAAAGGGGAATCAAACGAGTGGAATTGGAGATGCGATAGTGAAAGCTTGCAGTAATGAGAGTTCAAGGATCTCACTTGCAGCTCCAATTGAAATTGCGCAGTCAGAGCCTGTCAACCTTGAGCCAGGGCAGTATGTTTTGCTCTTAGATCAAAATGCGAAAGTGATAGGAAACGGAAAAGTGCATCAGGTAAATGGGAATTGGTACGGATATAACTTGAAGGATTCGGGGACTTTCGTTGTGGACATTATGGATCTTAGCATTGAGAGATGGGCCAAGCTTCCATACCCATCTGAATTTACGGGTATTTCATATGATCAAGCTGAAAAAAAGCTTGGCTCAATGCGAGTCTTGTGGAATTCTACCAAAGTTTCTGGGCTACCATCACGGTGA
- the LOC113734244 gene encoding nodulin homeobox-like isoform X4, translated as MRNSKEQVLCSTEPLTLSSSLRRNDSVLDFISAVKGLHKLTSQELGRLIREAENSVIHCTAENGCQVQIDVDRLARHLPLHLIAALVNWRPDEALFEYLLSGFRLLHSLCDLAPRPPKIEQIFVDDTKVSEQILDLIFFVLAILATCRQEHNISDQLVHLHSTLVSSSLYLLTACVSSQWQELTQLLLQHTKVDIFMDVAFAAVQLDIQFLHTRLSAENANFHTSPNAEETLNHMCQQCEASIQFLMSCCQQKLFRERLVRNKELCGKGGVLLLAQTVLDVNVSPFFVESSAVVAAVSRMKSKVLSILLHLCEAESVSYLDEVASNPGTLNLAKSIALEVLDLLKKMFGGDSKQPIACSAKIYPKGLLQLNGMRLADIFSDDSNFRSYITTYFTEVLTTIFSLPHGEFLSSWCSSELPVWEEDATLEYDPCAAAGWALEFFSSSDLLYPCSLESTFIPCNVPRASYAHQRTSLLVKVIANLHCFVPDICKEEKDLFLNKFLQCLQSEVPKISHRISALSDAEKAIIVNRNLSSLLSHAESLIPGFLNEEDVQLLRVFISQLESHIKPALFEENQVQDDQSKGQLLPLVDASNSNNRSDDFKGNLLKTAAFNEADSFNFRENGVDKKSVDVGKRIDKVKCNGDAGQIKSDTQNFVMIEPDLSSMGGKAPTNQIVDNESTKDVSVHIQREEKMETVQNEEKHQRKRKRTIMNDKQVALIEKALVDEPDMHRNAASLQLWADKLSDLAE; from the exons ATGAGAAATTCAAAGGAGCAAGTATTGTGCAGCACAGAACCTTTGACTCTGAGCAGCTCTTTGAGGAGAAATGACTCA GTTCTTGACTTCATTTCTGCGGTTAAAGGGTTGCATAAGCTAACTTCACAGGAGCTTGGCAGGCTAATAAGGGAGGCAGAAAACAGTGTTATTCATTGCACAGCTGAAAATGGATGTCAAGTCCAG ATTGATGTAGATAGGCTTGCAAGGCATCTTCCTTTACACCTTATTGCAGCACTTGTAAATTGGAGACCGGATGAAGCACTATTTGAATATTTGTTATCTGGGTTTAGACTGCTGCACTCATTGTGTGATTTGGCACCTCGGCCCCCTAAGATTGAACAG atatTCGTGGATGATACAAAAGTATCTGAGCAGATACTTGACCTTATCTTTTTTGTGCTTGCTATTCTTGCTACTTGCAGACAG GAACACAACATTTCCGATCAGCTGGTTCACTTGCATTCAACACTGGTTTCCTCCAGTCTGTATTTATTAACAGCGTGTGTCTCTTCGCAATGGCAAGAACTTACTCAACTTTTGCTACAGCATACCAAG GTTGATATATTTATGGATGTAGCTTTTGCTGCTGTGCAACTTGATATTCAGTTTCTGCATACCAGGTTGTCAGCTGAAAATGCTAATTTCCATACTAGTCCAAATGCTGAAGAAACATTGAATCATATGTGCCAGCAGTGTGAGGCTTCTATACAGTTTCTTATGTCATGCTGTCAACAGAAGTTATTTCGGGAGCGCCTTGTGAGGAACAAG GAGTTATGCGGTAAAGGTGGCGTTCTTTTGCTGGCGCAAACTGTTCTTGATGTAAATGTATCTCCGTTTTTTGTAGAATCCTCTGCAGTTGTGGCTGCTGTTTCAAGAATGAAGTCTAAAGTCTTGTCTATT CTATTGCATCTTTGTGAAGCTGAAAGTGTATCTTATCTGGATGAAGTTGCCAGCAACCCCGGAACTCTGAATTTAGCCAAGTCTATTGCTCTTGAG GTTCTTGACTTGCTGAAGAAAATGTTTGGTGGAGATTCTAAACAACCAATTGCTTGCTCAGCCAAGATATATCCAAAAGGTCTACTGCAACTGAATGGAATGCGCCTTGCAGATATATTCTCTGATGATTCAAATTTTCGATCTTACATCACAACATATTTT ACAGAGGTTTTGACAACTATCTTTTCACTTCCACATGGAGAGTTCTTATCCAGTTGGTGTTCATCTGAACTTCCAGTTTGGGAGGAAGATGCCACTCTGGAGTATGATCCTTGTGCAGCTGCTGGATGGGCTTTGGAATTTTTTTCATCATCAGACCTCCTGTATCCATGCAGTTTGGAATCCACTTTCATTCCCTGCAATGTCCCTCGAGCATCGTATGCACATCAGAGGACATCCTTATTGGTTAAAGTTATAGCAAACCTCCATTGTTTTGTCCCTGACATATGCAAAG AGGAGAAAGATCTCTTTCTTAACAAGTTTCTTCAGTGCTTGCAAAGTGAGGTCCCTAAAATTTCTCATAGGATTTCAGCTCTTTCTGATGCTGAAAAAGCAATCATTGTTAATCGCAACCTGA GTTCACTACTGAGTCACGCGGAGTCTCTAATTCCAGGCTTTCTAAATGAAGAGGATGTGCAGCTTCTGAG GGTGTTCATTAGTCAGTTGGAATCTCACATTAAGCCAGCTCTATTTGAAGAGAATCAAGTTCAG gATGATCAAAGCAAAGGACAGTTGTTACCTTTAGTGGACGCTTCTAATTCCAATAACAGAAGTGACGATTTCAAGGGAAATTTGTTGAAGACTGCTGCTTTCAATGAAGCGGATTCATTCAATTTCAGGGAGAATGGCGTGGATAAAAAATCAGTAGATGTGGGGAAGAGGATTGATAAAGTTAAATGTAATGGAGATGCAGGACAAATAAAGAGTGATACTCAAAATTTTGTAATGATTGAGCCAGACTTAAGTTCTATGGGAGGAAAAGCTCCTACTAATCAGATTGTTGACAATGAATCCACCAAAGATGTGTCTGTGCACATCCAACGAGAGGAAAAGATGGAGACTGTACAGAATGAAGAGAAGCACCAAAGAAAGCGGAAGCGAACCATAATGAACGATAAGCAGGTGGCTCTGATCGAAAAGGCACTCGTGGACGAACCTGACATGCATCGTAATGCTGCATCACTGCAATTATGGGCTGATAAATTAAGTGATCTG GCTGAATAA